GCCAGCCAGGATAAATATTATTACGAGCTTATTCAACTTTGTTCATACTTAGATTGGGCCTTGCTCCATTTTGTAGTGCACACTAAGCatttcagttttttgttttgtttttacaaatgttgtttgttttgttgcttttcgtgCTTACGTACTGAGAAATGTTCTGATTTATGGTGCACACCTTCAGCATATATATTGAGAAAAAGGAACCAATCCGGCTAGTAATCCACTCTGGCAGTAATGACCACGGCCATGCTTGTCTATAATGTCGGCATGTTTGACGATAGTAATTATGGTGTTTGCTCGCCCAAAAACGTAGACAATTAATTTGGATTTCTATAGATGTTGGAACCACTGCCGTTACTGCCCGATCCACCACGGTTGTTGCTGGGACCCATCATGCGATCGTTGCGGTcctaaaaataagaaaaggaagaatcaTCTATTAATAATTCATAGCCTGTGACATTGTTTACTTAATCTGATataatatttgtttctttagCACAAGATTATGTATGTATCcactaaactaaacaaaaaccagaACCCCACAACAGTTGCGGTTCGCAACTGATTAATGGATATGTTGAATGCTCAGTAAGATATCTCACTACGTCGGCTAAACACCAAATCTGGGTGGTTTCTACGAAGATTGTAAACAAGTGAGCGAATATAAAAACAGCGCATACCGAGTAATGCACCAACGGCATAGAGCACGGGTATGCGCAGAGCAATATAAACTCGGACGGGAGTTGGTGGTTCACCGCACCAAGAAACAGCACTTTGAAGAACAAGAATTTGAAGAAATCAGAGAGAATTACGGATACTGCAGAATGTTTAACCAAGTGGTAGCAGGTCACTGAAAAAACTTCGGGCCTAAGGTTTCGGACTTCGGAGACCATCTTCTACAAGCCAgtccagatcctggcatacgttGATAGACATTATTGGTTTAAGGCTCTCCGAGGCTCTACGCATCGGAAGCTTATTTGAGGATCGAGCAGGTGGCGGAATACCTCGGGTTGGAGATTAATGAGGCAAAAGccaaatttctcagaaacctaaagATGCTCAGCAGGATTCTTGGCCCCACGTATATGTCAATGGAGACACATACgcggacaatggaggagcgaCTACAATGACGAGCCCTACGACCTGTACGATAATCACTCACTATACAACAGCGAGATAGACTCCGGTGGGCTGGTTATGTCTTTAGAATAACACCGGACAATCCAGTCCGTATATTATTTTTAGGTCGTCCACACCGGACAGACAAAATTTGGTACGCCTCCGCCAGAAATCAATGCTTCTTACCCGGAAGTGATCCCGTGAAGAAGCTCGATCCCGATCGCCACGGTCTCCACTTCGGTAGATACCGCCACCATCACTGTCCCGTCCGTTATCGTAGTCGCTGCCCCGGGAACGTCCATAATCGTTTGGTCCGCGGCGTTCATCCCGATAATAATCACGGGAGCGGTTGTTGTAGCCACCACCGCGCGAATGgtatccaccaccaccacctcctccgGGTGCGGCGGCATCATGATGATCTTCACCATTATTGTTGCTACCGCCACTGTTGCCATTGTTGTTGCGACGGTCGAAACTCGGATATCCACGGCCAACCGTGTCGTCACGATGgttgtagctgttgttgcGATTGTTGTAACCACCTAAAAGAAGAAAGGCAAGGCagagaaggagaaaatttatagtagcgaaaacaaaatttaaatcaatcctACAAAAAAGCCTTCTCACCGTAACCACCGCTACCACCTTTGTTGTATCCTCCGTgataaccaccaccaccaccaccgcctcgACTACCGTATCCGTCGTATCCGTCATCACCACCACGGTCATTGTATTTGTTGTTATAACCACCACCGCCTCCACTACCGCCGTGATACTTGCCCGGCCCGTCATAGTAATGGCCACCGGCAGCCTGATTCTCCCGCCGATCGCGCTGGTTGTGGTACGAATGGTTCGATGGGGGTGGTGCCTCGTGCTTGCGCGTGTCCTCCTCCATCTGGCGCTTTTCGTAGTGCTGGAAATCATCGAATATCGACGACTGATGCTCGAAGCTGTGAATGATCTGCAGCACCTGAATGCCCTTCGCATTCGGAACTTCCTGTGTGTCGCGCGAGTTTGTCAtcgatttgttttcgttgttctCGAGCCGTATGTGCCGCAGGTTCGAGTTCGGTACGTCCTTCACGTAGATCCAGCGCACCTTAAACGTGCCCTTCCACTTGTCCTGCGACCAGACGCTCGAGTTGGAATTGTAATCGACGGCGGTCATCATTTGCGCCACACCACAAAAGTGTCCCGAACCGTTCACGGAGAAAAACAGATAAACCGTGCCGCCCTTCTCTTCGCGCTCGCGGAATGCTTGATCCAGCCGCTGGTTACCATGTTCAGTCGAGCACCAGATTTCGTATTTAATACTACGATGAATGTCGTCTTCCGAGTACGATTTGATGACGAAGAATCTGAAACACATAGGAGATATAACACGTTAGCTGTCTATCTATAACAACCACAAAATTTCATCAATGTTGCATTCTGTTTATCTGATACCATTTCTTGTCTTTAAGGAGTACCTCAAGGAAGCTGTGTTAGGTCCTTTCTAGTTCCTCTCATATGTTAATGACGATTGTGACGTTCATCCGAGAGATGGAAATCTTCTTTACGCTGAGGACATATAAAATACTTGCAACTTCTTATTTTCATCTTCCTTGAATTTTTCTGTTGTTCTAGTTGCTTAATTTACGTCCTAATAAAtgcagagttttttttctcgttctcaTGATTCATGATTATATGTACATAGTACATATTCCGTCCTCCCTTCCCTTCCTTTGCCTTTAATATTGACCATATTAGTGCGAGTCGCTCACCTAGTATCTGTTGATTCGGTGGTTCCAGTGGATTCAGCGATCTCCGCTGTTTGAATATTCTGTACTTTACCATAGTCCGCTCCCTTCTCGTCCGCAAATGAATCTTTCGATGCATTTACGGCCAATCCTTTCCCTCCATCCCTTCATAGTCCAGCCATTGTCTACTAGTGGGCTTGGAAACCTTAGCTTCTCGTAGAACAAGATTCCAAGCCAACTTAATGGATGGATAGTCTCCTTCTCGGCGAAGCTGATTCACCTAGTCTCCTTTCCAATGTTTCCATTTACGTACCTTCCCGGTACCTTCTTCGCAATCTTTTCCCTGTCATAGCAAATATCttctttgatgtttttttccttctttgttcTGTGTTTTTCTCACGGGATCCTACTTCTTTGCTTAACGTTTAGGttagttttaaatttacttaGCAATAAGCCATAATCATAATATCGTTGTAGAACCCATGCAACTCCACAGtatataaatacaaaaataaaatgaaaagacaTTTACCTTGCTAATTCGGCCGTTTTCAGCAGATCCAAGGATGCCGGATTGtagttgtttttggttttcagTTGGTCAAGTATTTTCTGCGACTCGGCCAGCTTGAGCGCCATTTCGCTTTCCGAAATCGAAGGCGATGGCGATCGTGCCTTAACAACAGCTGCACCACCCGCAGCAACTGCCGCTAGTACGGACGAGCTGGTACTGTTGTGCACTGCCGTCGTGTCAGTGCCACCAGTGTTCGGTCCATAATGTCCTCGGTCAGCAGACTGGTATCCCGTGCCACGGTCGTTATGATGGTTCAGAGAGCGTTGCTGATGGAACGCTGGTCTTTCCGCCTGCGGTTGCTGATGATGCGATGGATGTTGTGAATGGAGTGGTGGTCCACCATGGCCATCGTTTTGTTGGCGGAAACTATTCGCTCCGGAACCTCCACTGTTTTGACGATCAATCATTGCGGACGACGATCCAGTACCGGGCGATCCGGCTGAGGAGGAGTAGGCAGCATTGTGGTTTCGAGATTGACTGTAATTGTTACCgtgatgttgctgatgatgtggTGCTCGATCGTAATTCGATCCGGGCCTATCctgatgatgaaggtgttgctgttgcggtgGCTGATACTGCGATGAATGGTTGCGACCAAGGGGAccttgctgctgatggtggtgttgttgctgctgctgctgctgcggctggtggtgttgttgctgctggttatgatgatgatgcgaagAACCGGATGACATGGAACCACCGGTTCCAGCATTGCTACCGCTTCCACCCGCCGGACCGGCGTTACTTCCCGAAGAGGGACCATTGTTTCTGTCGGTACCGACGGCCGGTGGAGCAttcagctgttgctgctgaatcTGAGCTTGGCCCGGCGTTGGCCATCTGGAGCTTTGTATGCCGGCTGGTCCCATACCCTGATGcgagctgttgctgtggtgcTGCGAGgtagcaccaccaccgcctcCCGCCGAGTCACGACCACCGCCCGATTTGGACGACGGTAAGGGATCGGCTAGCGGTGACGGTTCGATGACCGGCGGTGGAATAATTGGCGGCGGTGTTGGAACGATCACGCTCGGACCGTTCTTCGATGGCGAGTCCCATGTACCGATGTCCATGTTGTGCTTGCCAGGAATCATTGGTGGCGGCGGCATGCCCGGACCCTTCTTCTTCACCGTCGTACTGGTGGTGTTCACTTGCGGTTTTGCCGGCTGCGAAGCGATCGTGGCCCAGGTCATCTTTTTGGGAGCttccttttgctgctgctgttgctgataaTATTTCGATACCCCGGAGTTGCCATCGTTGTTACCGCTACGCGTCGACGAACCGAGCCCAAGTCCTTGCATACCTTTTTCGACATTCTGTggtaaaaaaattgaagatattttttattaaatacgTATCGAAACATTTGTGTCATGTGACATCTTACCCTGACACTATCATGACTCTGGTAAGCTCCATGATTTCGGTAGTAGCCATCGTCCGATTTTTTCTGATGTCCTCCTGCACCACCTGGGCCGTGATTCAGTTGCGCACTCCAAGAATTATATTCGCCATTTCCTTTGAAGTAGGTAAAATTGTAGTGTTAGCCTTCAAATAAGTATGTGAAGCGAATATAAACATTTGGTATCATTTGTGTTTGAAATACTGGAAATGATGATAGGGTATGAAAGGATGATTATCCCAGATCAAAAGTCAAACTTCTTCATGCATAACATATTTCTGCTATATACAGCGCAGATCAGCGTCGCTTAATCCCACACATCCGCCAAGGTGGAGGCCTTTGTTGCAAAATTCTGACACGTTTAATGCTTTTGGAAGAAGATTTCATCTGtttcgttgatgttgttctgATTACTAAATTTAGCCATCAATATTTGAGGTAGCCAATGGCTGaaataattctgagaataactttttgaaaatgttgaatTCCGAGTTGAACAACACGTGCAATCATTTTCCtattaaaaatgttctttATGTCGTTatgcataaaaacacacaatgtACATtatttttgatgaattttgtgtagaaataaaacatgttaatcatcagtttgaagtttgttaaattaaaaagaacattttttgcattgaattacaaaatttaaaaatacaaaactaaataaataaaccgcATCACGTTATAATCGACTCGCCACCATCTTCATTTTCATGGAAAGAGAGCTTCGCATACAGTCTATGCCAAGGTCTCAAAAACTGGTTCACACATCCCCAAGTTCATTGTaccttttcatttttcccaccACGACCCCTGTGTGTTAAtgccgccgctgctgctgctgctgctggtggtgatggttcGTCACACCCCCCAGCGAGGCTCGCGTTTGGATGATCCGCTGCAGCAACATCGCGCTTAAGCAGTGCCGTCTACCACACTACACATACCAAACGAACGACGCAGTACGCTACCAATACCAATACATGCACACCCCATCTCAACCGGTGGGTGAGGGGCCAATAGGGGAGAGaaaataggaagaaaaaaagtactgTGACTATTCCTCTTCAAAGCATACAAAAGGGAGGATGGGATGATTCAGGAAAATACCGGCGACGGTATTCATCCAGCAGAAGAAGAACCTCGACGCGTAAGCCTATTACTCTTGACGCAATACAAATACGCGCACACTTACCAGAGCATaagttttatttcgtttcaatCAAAGGGAAGACAGGCATTCTCCTTTCGTAGATGATGCTCttttttgctaatttcttCATTGCCTCGCCTTAGTGTAGTGTGCAACTACGCAATGGGCGCgaggtatgtttttttttttttttgcaatcttGGCTTCTCGATCTTTTTCCTCGTTCGCTCATCTATACAATACTTATTCCTTGTTCTTACGCCAACAGACCGTCAGTTAAGATGCAGCTAAGATCCAATTCTCGTATCGACGACTGTATACGACGAATATCATAACCCTCCCGCCGCGCGTGTCAACACATGAGAAACGCTAGCCTCACCCCTACTTCCCTTCCGAATCTGGTTGTTTGCTTCGTTGCGCTGCACCACATACTGTCGCTTATATTAAGCGAAACAAAGCGCTATCGATCTGCAAACAACGCAGGCGGGCAGATAGATTGTAAGACACTAAAAGCAATAAACAACACCACacagcgagaaagagagaagttATGAGAGAAGTGGGATAGCGATTCACGGCTAGCCAACCAACGAACAAATAGACCCGCGAAGAAGGTTACCGCGCACTCGTCCCCTCACTGGCTGGCATAGTGCGGCGGGAATTGATCTATGCTCATCGTTCTTCTGCAGCTCCTCTTCACCACAACACATCAATCGCAAAGTGTGAGGATTGTCGCTAGATACAGTATAATGCGTCGATCTTCTGCTAAAATCGATTGCTACTGCGTATGATACGCATGAAATTTACACCTTCGCATCGTGTCTTCTTCaaaacagattttttaaatccccTCTATTCCTGTTTGCTTGCTATTTTCTTGCCCCAAGCCAACGCCGTCCATATTTGCCATACTTCTCCTGCTGAGGGCTTGAGATAACGAcgagccaccaccaccaaacgaCTTGTACTCCCGTAGCCTTCAAGAGAGAGAGTGCTAACACACATGTGAAGCATCAACCCACAGGCAGCggccgcagcagcagtagtagaagCAGTTGTTATCATTTCCAGCTGGTTTTTGGGTCACTGACGAATTGCGCTTCTGCGCCGTCTTTAAATTGTGTCAACTGTTGCAAATCGAATGCTTTTACTCCACACTCCCGCTGTATCCCCCAAGAACAGACCCCTCGAGTCTGAGAGGCATGAAACGACCCTTTAAGGACGGTGTACAAGTACGTGCcgattatttacattttcgGCGAAATGATAACACTCGTAAGGTAGTAAAGTAAGTAGTAATAATAGCAAGGGGAAAAGATTTACCATGAGTTCCTTGTCCTTTCATCCGCTGGAAAGAGAGTGTAAAGAAAAGTAAATGGGAAGACAAATTGGTTATATTGGGCTGTAATTGGTTTAAAAAACGCTTGCATTTGGGGCATAGACTGTTGAAACATTGCCTACCTGATCTGACACGGTTGACATTGGTAGTTGTTGTTACTTCTACTGTTCTTGTTGAAAGTTCTCAAAAGTCTGCTGAAAATACTGACGACAAAGCAGCTTTCGCGAATGCACCCCGCGCACTTGGATCTTTTGTTAGTCCTCCTCcgcaaaatacacacacacacaagtgcacacgcacacaatcgcGTACTAAAGACGCACTTTTTGTTCACGTTTCAACGACTCTCCCTTCTCAAACTTACAGAACCGGTGTGGATGCCGATGATCGCTTTAATGGTTTCCCGGGATGGGCAAGTAAATGATGGTACCCAAGGTTTCCGAAAATTCGGGTTCGACTGAAAGAGAATGCTGAATACTGCTTTCAACACTATTTCGCTTGTCGGTGGTCAGATGGATTTGGGTTTCCCTACGATGGGAgttacacactggcacaccCGTACCCCAAGTACCCTACGCGTCTAACGGGGCAACACAATTAGGGTAAAGAAGTAGGATGCCTCCGACAAACCTATTCGGAGCGGTCGGATGATACAAAACACTTCCGTAGAATGAagccgtgtgtatgtgtgtgagtgtaacAATTAATGTGGTTGACAATTTTTCGATTTTGCACTATTTGAGCACTTGCACTGCTCTCCCCACTCTGCTCCTCTCACACGTCTGGATTAGCACAAGACGACGGGAAGTAGCTGCAATTTTCCGCTACACTGCCAACGCTACACTGCTCCTTCCGTTGCTTCTGCACCACTTTTCCCCCCAGgggtttccttccttttcttgtTGCAAACTCGCGAAACACGGTAGCTAGGAAATCGGTTTGGAACTAGAATACACCACGGGGGCTAGGGCGACTGtagaaaacacttttcacgtACGCACAGCACAcggggaaaaacacacactcgctcgCCTTATTCACTTTCACCCCGTTTTGTTCCCTGTGTTGGGGACACTgttgaaacaaaatatttccGGGGGATCTTGAAGCGTCCAGCAAATAAAGTGATTTAGGGGGGCAGTGTCTTTTTGCAAACGCGCAATGAATCGCTGAAAATGAGATCTCCTTTCTTCACGGCACTGCCACTGTCCgatgcgtttcttttttccggcTACGACGTTTCACAATATGGCGGCCGCTAGGTAAAGCGATTGGAGAGACGGCTAGCGGTCTTAGAAGGCTGTGTGTGAAAGAGCCAACAGGATGCCGGACCAATCGGAATGAGTGAAGCGTTTACAATGTGCAGTCGGGTTGAAGGGAGGCACGTTCATACTGCATGGGCGAATGTATTTTCCGCTGTCTCTTGCTGGATGGGCTGAAATGAgcgatttaatttgaaaataataaaaaaaattaatagacAATAGATGGTTAGACGTGAAATACAACAGCCAGTCAATACATTTCATTTCTAGAAAACACAGGATGCTGTAATACACACTCCGTTCGAGATAGTAGTAAATTCCGAAGAATAAAAGTGCAAACGTGTGCCGGCACCTCGCATAaggataaaatgaaatatatcATACTGAATATATGGACCGATGAGAATAACTGCAAGTTTTATATTACTATCATATCAAaagtttttaatatatttggAGAgccaaaaaaattcaaattatcaAACTATTTACCTATTGCTGAACCGGTGTGCGTAATGTTTACGTCAAATTTACGAGCATCTGCCAAAATGATTGCTGTCAAGGGTTCTTTTCGCTGTAGCATTTGATCAGGTAGGACGTGCGACCGTACGATTCTCATGTCCACGTGTCGGGAAGCGGAAGTTAAATGGTATTCTCTTGATATTTTCAGGTTCTAGATTCGTCTAACTTTGTTGATTGTGCAAGATGGTGACCGCCAAGAAGCAGGTATGTGTGGAAATAACTTTGGAATGGCTTCATCGCTCCCGCTCTTGCCGTCAGCATGCATTTCATAACCTAACTTTTTCGTGTGTTGGGTgtatttttgtagaaaaaagcCTTGGAAAGCATCAACGCCCGTCTGGCGCTGGTGATGAAGTCGGGCAAATCGTGCCTGGGCTACAAACAGACGCTACGCACCCTCCGCCAAGGAAAGGCCAAGCTGGTCATCATTGCCAACAACACGCCGCACCTCCGGTAAGTAGCGCGCGAAGCTGACCGCCATGCGGCCGATTACTGAGAAGTAGAGTTTTCCTCACGTGGATGCTACGGTTTTTGTGGAATCATATGGAGTCGATTGTGACTGAGAAGTATGTTTCCGAGCTGACTCACTCAGCTGCccgattgtgtgtgtggcccCCATTTGGAAAACCTATGGAGTGATCATATTGTGGGGAGGTGCTTGTGTGT
This genomic window from Anopheles maculipalpis chromosome 2RL, idAnoMacuDA_375_x, whole genome shotgun sequence contains:
- the LOC126559711 gene encoding YTH domain-containing family protein, whose amino-acid sequence is MSTVSDQRMKGQGTHGNGEYNSWSAQLNHGPGGAGGHQKKSDDGYYRNHGAYQSHDSVRNVEKGMQGLGLGSSTRSGNNDGNSGVSKYYQQQQQQKEAPKKMTWATIASQPAKPQVNTTSTTVKKKGPGMPPPPMIPGKHNMDIGTWDSPSKNGPSVIVPTPPPIIPPPVIEPSPLADPLPSSKSGGGRDSAGGGGGATSQHHSNSSHQGMGPAGIQSSRWPTPGQAQIQQQQLNAPPAVGTDRNNGPSSGSNAGPAGGSGSNAGTGGSMSSGSSHHHHNQQQQHHQPQQQQQQQHHHQQQGPLGRNHSSQYQPPQQQHLHHQDRPGSNYDRAPHHQQHHGNNYSQSRNHNAAYSSSAGSPGTGSSSAMIDRQNSGGSGANSFRQQNDGHGGPPLHSQHPSHHQQPQAERPAFHQQRSLNHHNDRGTGYQSADRGHYGPNTGGTDTTAVHNSTSSSVLAAVAAGGAAVVKARSPSPSISESEMALKLAESQKILDQLKTKNNYNPASLDLLKTAELARFFVIKSYSEDDIHRSIKYEIWCSTEHGNQRLDQAFREREEKGGTVYLFFSVNGSGHFCGVAQMMTAVDYNSNSSVWSQDKWKGTFKVRWIYVKDVPNSNLRHIRLENNENKSMTNSRDTQEVPNAKGIQVLQIIHSFEHQSSIFDDFQHYEKRQMEEDTRKHEAPPPSNHSYHNQRDRRENQAAGGHYYDGPGKYHGGSGGGGGYNNKYNDRGGDDGYDGYGSRGGGGGGGYHGGYNKGGSGGYGGYNNRNNSYNHRDDTVGRGYPSFDRRNNNGNSGGSNNNGEDHHDAAAPGGGGGGGYHSRGGGYNNRSRDYYRDERRGPNDYGRSRGSDYDNGRDSDGGGIYRSGDRGDRDRASSRDHFRDRNDRMMGPSNNRGGSGSNGSGSNIYRNPN